From a single Desulfobulbaceae bacterium DB1 genomic region:
- a CDS encoding ATP synthase F0 subunit A: protein MEHPILFISVILEWLGMPVPHGPVGDTLLAKLVSPHMTYTWLVMTILIVMPKITMGKLDLVPDGKQNFWEVCVGGLEDFMTEHMGAQRAAMMFPMIATFAFYILVANLMGLIPGFMSPTSNLNITLGMTLIVWVTHHFLGLKYHGVKYIKHFMGPMWWLVPLMLPIEIISNLARILSLSIRLFGNIMAKETLLAILFMLVGAFFGPLPILCLGVLVSVVQTMVFTLLSVLYCAGAMEEAHH from the coding sequence ATGGAACATCCGATACTGTTTATATCAGTGATTCTGGAATGGCTGGGAATGCCGGTTCCCCACGGCCCGGTCGGCGATACCCTGCTTGCCAAACTTGTTTCGCCCCATATGACCTACACCTGGTTGGTAATGACCATCCTGATCGTTATGCCGAAAATCACCATGGGCAAGCTTGATCTGGTGCCGGACGGCAAACAGAATTTCTGGGAAGTCTGTGTCGGCGGACTTGAGGATTTCATGACAGAACACATGGGCGCTCAAAGAGCCGCCATGATGTTTCCGATGATCGCCACCTTTGCCTTCTACATTCTGGTAGCCAACCTGATGGGGCTTATTCCGGGTTTCATGTCTCCGACATCCAACCTGAACATCACCCTGGGCATGACCCTCATCGTCTGGGTTACCCATCATTTTCTCGGCCTTAAATACCACGGCGTCAAATACATCAAACACTTCATGGGCCCCATGTGGTGGCTGGTACCCCTGATGCTGCCCATTGAGATCATCAGTAACCTTGCCCGTATCCTCTCTCTCTCCATTCGACTTTTCGGTAACATCATGGCGAAAGAGACCTTGCTTGCCATTCTGTTCATGCTGGTAGGTGCTTTCTTCGGCCCCCTGCCGATTCTCTGCCTCGGTGTTCTCGTATCCGTTGTCCAGACCATGGTTTTCACCCTGCTTTCCGTGCTGTACTGTGCAGGCGCCATGGAAGAAGCACACCATTAA
- a CDS encoding ATP synthase F0 subunit C, giving the protein MKKVIGVLVAVASVFGVTGLALAAEGASVFDKYMQLGSNNLSLVCLAAALAVGVAASGCGAGMGHAAGGACTGVARNPEVSGKITVTMILGLALIESLTIYGLVIALILLYANPLLG; this is encoded by the coding sequence ATGAAAAAGGTAATCGGTGTATTAGTGGCAGTGGCCAGCGTTTTCGGTGTAACCGGTCTGGCCCTGGCAGCTGAGGGAGCCTCAGTATTCGACAAATACATGCAGCTCGGCAGCAACAACCTGTCGCTTGTATGTCTTGCCGCCGCTCTTGCAGTTGGCGTTGCTGCTTCCGGTTGTGGAGCCGGTATGGGTCATGCCGCTGGTGGCGCATGTACAGGTGTTGCAAGAAACCCCGAAGTTTCCGGTAAAATTACCGTTACCATGATTCTTGGTCTGGCTCTGATCGAGTCTCTGACCATTTACGGTCTGGTTATCGCTCTGATCCTGCTTTACGCAAATCCGCTGCTCGGTTAA
- a CDS encoding ribosomal protein S12 methylthiotransferase RimO, translated as MNKKLCLVSLGCPKNLVDSEVMLGLLEQDGYAVCPDPKDADLLVVNTCGFIQSAVEEAIDEILHLSRIKESNPQARLVVTGCLVQRYGEELREELPEVDLFIGVDGFQNIGAILRDATIGKRGIHLAPPLFIMDSSLPRRISTPAHRAYLKISEGCSNRCSYCLIPSIRGPLRSRPLDDLVIEAKKLGDEGVRELTLVGQDVTAYGIDLAGKQANLPGLLTALLQNSTIDWFRLLYLYPNRITDELLALMAGETRVLNYLDIPLQHVSSHILKKMNRPFNRAQIDSLLERIYKKVPTAAIRTTFIVGFPGEKESDVDEIADFLKTYRLNNVGIFPYSNEEGCAAEHFPDQCSEDEKQERYDYLMELQSEISLSKNREYVGRTLPVLVEGISRESELLLEGRTEFQAPEIDGCVYITDGRCRQGDIVNVTITEAHPYDLVGTIAE; from the coding sequence ATGAACAAAAAATTATGCCTCGTCAGCCTCGGCTGTCCGAAAAATCTTGTCGATTCAGAGGTCATGCTCGGCCTGCTGGAGCAGGACGGCTACGCTGTTTGTCCTGATCCCAAAGATGCCGACCTGCTGGTCGTCAACACCTGCGGCTTCATTCAGTCCGCGGTTGAGGAGGCAATCGACGAAATTCTGCATCTCAGCCGGATCAAGGAAAGCAACCCGCAAGCACGACTTGTCGTCACCGGCTGCCTGGTCCAGCGTTATGGCGAAGAGCTGCGGGAAGAACTGCCGGAAGTGGATCTCTTCATCGGTGTGGACGGCTTTCAAAACATCGGCGCAATTCTGCGTGATGCAACCATTGGGAAAAGGGGAATCCACCTTGCGCCCCCCCTTTTCATCATGGATTCATCCCTGCCCCGGCGAATTTCCACCCCGGCCCATCGGGCATACCTGAAAATTTCGGAAGGCTGCTCCAACCGCTGCTCCTACTGCCTTATTCCCTCCATTCGCGGCCCTCTCCGCAGCCGCCCCCTGGATGATCTGGTGATCGAGGCAAAAAAACTCGGAGACGAAGGTGTGCGCGAACTGACCCTGGTGGGCCAGGATGTCACCGCTTACGGCATTGATCTTGCGGGCAAGCAGGCCAATCTTCCGGGCTTGCTGACGGCCCTCCTGCAAAACAGCACCATTGACTGGTTCCGGCTTCTTTATCTGTACCCGAACAGGATCACGGATGAACTGCTCGCTCTCATGGCAGGTGAAACAAGAGTCCTGAATTATCTCGATATCCCATTGCAGCATGTCAGTTCACACATACTCAAAAAAATGAACAGGCCTTTCAACCGGGCACAGATTGATTCTTTGCTTGAACGTATCTACAAAAAAGTACCGACCGCGGCCATTCGCACAACCTTCATAGTCGGCTTTCCCGGTGAAAAGGAAAGCGACGTGGATGAAATCGCCGATTTTCTTAAAACCTATCGGCTCAACAATGTCGGCATCTTCCCTTATTCAAACGAAGAAGGGTGCGCGGCCGAACATTTTCCCGATCAGTGTTCCGAGGATGAAAAACAGGAGCGATACGACTATTTGATGGAGCTGCAGAGCGAGATTTCTTTGAGCAAAAACCGTGAATATGTAGGCAGAACCCTGCCGGTGCTGGTGGAAGGGATAAGTCGTGAATCGGAGTTGCTGCTTGAAGGTCGAACGGAATTCCAGGCGCCGGAAATAGACGGCTGCGTCTATATTACCGATGGCCGGTGCCGACAGGGTGATATAGTCAATGTCACAATCACCGAGGCCCATCCCTATGACCTGGTCGGCACGATTGCGGAGTAA
- a CDS encoding integration host factor subunit beta, whose protein sequence is MNKSELIEAIAQKENLPHREASSITNTILETMIETLAAGESIEIRGFGSFVIKEYEAYHGRNPKTGEKIEVPPKKLPFFKVGKELKEKVNQEK, encoded by the coding sequence ATGAACAAGTCAGAATTGATTGAGGCCATCGCCCAGAAGGAAAATCTGCCTCATCGAGAAGCGAGCTCCATAACAAATACAATTCTGGAAACCATGATTGAAACCTTGGCTGCCGGGGAAAGTATCGAGATCCGCGGGTTTGGCAGTTTTGTGATCAAGGAATACGAGGCGTATCACGGCCGCAATCCGAAAACGGGCGAAAAGATCGAAGTACCGCCGAAAAAACTTCCTTTTTTCAAGGTCGGCAAGGAATTGAAAGAAAAAGTCAATCAGGAAAAATAG
- a CDS encoding pseudouridine synthase: MKERLQKILAGSGVASRRKAEEYIRQGLVTIDGEVVTDMGIKIDPASHQIRLNGKSIESSEEKIYILLHKPTGYVTTLHDPQGRPIVTSLLPGIGQRVFPVGRLDLDTEGALLLTNDGELAQRILHPSFEVKKTYVAKVAGSPSAEKIKLLENGVMVEGRRTSPASVKVLQHNPRFSLLEITIHEGRKRQVRKMCAAIGHRVLTLKRISYGNLQLGSLPSGKFRILRKKDIEKIFSS, from the coding sequence ATGAAAGAACGTCTGCAAAAGATACTGGCCGGCTCAGGAGTCGCTTCCCGCCGCAAGGCGGAGGAGTATATCCGGCAGGGCCTGGTCACCATTGATGGAGAGGTGGTGACCGATATGGGCATTAAGATTGATCCCGCCTCCCATCAGATCCGCCTGAACGGCAAATCCATCGAATCATCCGAGGAAAAGATCTATATCCTGCTGCACAAGCCGACTGGATATGTCACCACCCTTCATGACCCCCAGGGGCGGCCGATTGTCACCTCCCTTCTGCCCGGCATCGGTCAGCGGGTTTTCCCGGTGGGGAGACTCGATCTGGATACGGAAGGGGCGTTGCTTCTTACCAACGACGGTGAACTGGCCCAGCGCATTCTTCACCCCAGTTTCGAGGTGAAGAAAACATATGTGGCCAAGGTTGCCGGCAGTCCCTCCGCCGAGAAAATCAAACTGCTGGAGAACGGCGTTATGGTCGAAGGCCGCCGGACATCACCGGCATCGGTCAAGGTTCTCCAGCATAATCCGCGTTTTTCCCTGCTCGAGATTACCATTCATGAGGGGCGAAAGCGCCAGGTGCGGAAAATGTGCGCCGCCATCGGCCATCGGGTGCTGACCTTGAAGCGTATTTCCTACGGCAATCTGCAGCTTGGTTCCCTCCCCTCCGGAAAATTCAGAATTCTCCGGAAAAAAGATATTGAGAAAATTTTTTCATCCTGA
- a CDS encoding 4-hydroxybenzoate decarboxylase, which translates to MKAPIIHDLHAYLDVLRQESDLLEVDIEVDPYLEIAEIHRRVIAQGGPALLFKRVKGSRFPVATNLFGTKKRMEIAFGHRAQDFVKDLVRAAETFMPPSLGKLWSMRGLVPQMTKIGTRVVKNGPILDSCFSPARLNELPMLTSWKTDGGAFATLPLVYTEHPGGRGHNLGMYRIQRFDEQTTGIHWQIHKGGGYHYHEAERRNESLPLTLYIGGPPALIMSAIAPLPENLPELMLASLLLGGKLPMVKDPAGGHNMVAFAEFAAKGSVPPHMRRPEGPFGDHYGYNSLTHDYPVFQVDRLYHRRDAIYPATVVGRPKQEDFYIGDFLQDLLSPLFPLVMSGVKQLKTFGEAGFHCLAAARVTDRYPRESFAAGLRILGEGQLSLTKFLIITDGDINIEDFRELWTHVLERVDWRRDLFVFANVSQDTLDYTGPSVNNGSKALLMGLGREPRTVLPRSFHGDLPKGCRAASAYLPGTLVVEGEGYGEEKELPRRIAADPCFAGWPVVLLVDSLKEATVNLQEFVWTFFTRFEPAGDIYAASHQVHRFHVGLVPPIVFDCRMKPWYPHVLEVDPDTKKLVDGKIDAVLPNNLR; encoded by the coding sequence ATGAAAGCTCCGATTATCCATGACCTGCATGCCTATCTTGACGTCCTGCGGCAGGAATCCGACCTGCTTGAAGTGGACATCGAGGTTGATCCCTATCTGGAAATAGCCGAAATACATCGACGGGTCATCGCCCAGGGGGGACCGGCCCTGCTGTTTAAACGGGTGAAGGGCAGCCGGTTTCCGGTGGCGACAAATCTCTTCGGTACCAAGAAAAGAATGGAAATAGCCTTTGGCCATCGGGCTCAGGATTTTGTCAAGGATCTGGTGCGGGCGGCGGAGACGTTTATGCCGCCGAGTTTGGGCAAGCTCTGGTCCATGCGCGGCCTGGTGCCGCAGATGACAAAAATCGGCACCAGGGTGGTGAAGAACGGGCCGATACTTGACAGCTGTTTTTCTCCGGCCCGCTTGAATGAGCTGCCCATGCTCACCTCCTGGAAAACCGATGGCGGCGCCTTTGCCACCCTGCCGCTGGTTTACACCGAGCATCCCGGCGGGCGTGGGCACAATCTCGGCATGTACCGCATTCAGCGTTTTGATGAGCAGACCACCGGTATTCATTGGCAGATTCACAAGGGCGGCGGCTATCATTATCATGAAGCGGAGCGCCGCAATGAAAGTTTGCCGTTGACGCTTTACATCGGCGGGCCGCCGGCGCTTATCATGTCGGCCATTGCCCCGCTGCCGGAAAATCTGCCGGAATTGATGCTCGCCTCCCTGCTGCTCGGCGGAAAGCTGCCCATGGTCAAGGACCCGGCAGGCGGTCATAATATGGTTGCCTTTGCCGAGTTTGCGGCCAAGGGTTCCGTGCCGCCGCACATGCGCCGTCCGGAAGGGCCGTTCGGCGACCATTACGGGTATAATTCCCTGACCCATGATTACCCGGTGTTCCAGGTGGATCGCCTGTATCATCGACGGGATGCGATTTATCCGGCCACGGTGGTCGGACGGCCGAAACAGGAGGATTTTTATATCGGCGATTTTCTGCAGGACCTGCTTTCTCCCCTTTTCCCCCTGGTGATGAGCGGGGTCAAGCAGTTGAAAACTTTTGGCGAGGCCGGTTTTCACTGCCTGGCCGCGGCCCGGGTAACGGACCGCTACCCCCGTGAATCCTTTGCCGCCGGATTGCGCATTCTGGGTGAAGGCCAGCTTTCCCTGACAAAATTTCTTATCATCACCGACGGCGATATCAATATTGAAGATTTCCGCGAATTGTGGACCCATGTGCTGGAGCGGGTGGATTGGCGGCGTGATCTTTTTGTTTTTGCCAACGTTTCCCAGGATACCCTCGATTATACCGGCCCGTCGGTGAACAACGGCTCCAAGGCTCTGCTGATGGGGCTTGGTCGCGAGCCGCGCACTGTTCTGCCCCGGTCATTTCATGGCGATCTGCCCAAGGGATGCCGTGCCGCCTCGGCCTATCTGCCGGGCACACTGGTGGTGGAAGGGGAAGGGTATGGGGAAGAAAAGGAATTACCCCGGCGGATAGCGGCAGATCCTTGCTTTGCCGGCTGGCCGGTGGTTTTGCTGGTTGACAGCCTGAAAGAAGCGACGGTGAATCTGCAGGAATTCGTCTGGACCTTTTTTACCAGATTTGAGCCGGCTGGCGATATTTATGCGGCCAGCCACCAGGTGCATCGGTTTCATGTGGGGCTGGTGCCGCCCATTGTTTTTGATTGTCGGATGAAACCATGGTATCCCCATGTGCTTGAGGTGGATCCTGATACCAAAAAATTGGTGGATGGAAAAATAGATGCTGTTTTGCCGAATAATTTACGTTGA
- a CDS encoding Zn-dependent hydrolase, translating into MIDTILKNLEWLGHDAFRLTAGGKTIYFDPFQLTGTHAAADYILVTHSHFDHCSPDDIGKIMQESTVIITGADCAAKLSGRRQTVKPGDTFTGESITIEAVRAYNTNKDFHPRKNNWLGFIVTVAGVRIYHAGDTDHIPEMADIQADIALLPVSGTYVMTAVEAAEAALDINPAVAVPMHFGSIVGKQTDAELFAEKLANKIRVHIPTKK; encoded by the coding sequence ATGATTGACACCATACTCAAGAATCTTGAATGGCTTGGCCATGACGCCTTCCGCCTCACCGCCGGCGGAAAAACAATCTACTTCGACCCCTTTCAGCTTACCGGCACACACGCAGCGGCCGACTACATCCTTGTGACCCACTCCCATTTCGACCATTGCTCTCCCGATGATATCGGCAAAATCATGCAGGAGTCAACCGTCATCATCACGGGAGCAGACTGCGCGGCAAAACTGTCCGGCCGGAGACAAACAGTAAAACCAGGCGACACCTTCACCGGTGAGTCCATCACCATTGAGGCGGTGCGGGCCTATAACACCAACAAGGATTTTCATCCGCGAAAAAACAACTGGCTGGGCTTTATCGTCACGGTTGCAGGCGTCCGCATCTATCATGCCGGCGACACGGACCATATCCCCGAAATGGCGGACATCCAAGCCGATATCGCCCTGCTGCCCGTGTCCGGCACCTATGTCATGACAGCGGTCGAAGCAGCGGAGGCAGCTCTTGACATCAACCCCGCGGTGGCCGTGCCCATGCACTTCGGCTCCATTGTCGGCAAGCAGACGGATGCCGAACTTTTTGCCGAAAAACTGGCGAATAAAATCAGGGTTCACATCCCGACCAAAAAGTAA
- a CDS encoding siroheme synthase, translating into MNYFPISLDIRNRLCIVIGGGKVAARKVSALLASHGKVALISPELDDELAALAAEGAIQWLQREYRQGDLSGAFLVIAATDDSAVQQAVHREAEAGNILLNVADVPKWCNFILPATVRRGDLTISVSTAGKSPALAKQLRRNLEKEYSDDYDLLLQVLGRLRPIVLDMGFPHKKNKILFEKLLHRDMIDWLRQENWQALTDHIRAVLGKDVPLERLTGQAE; encoded by the coding sequence GTGAATTATTTTCCAATCAGTCTTGATATTCGCAACCGCCTCTGTATCGTGATCGGCGGAGGCAAGGTTGCAGCGCGCAAAGTCAGCGCCCTGCTGGCAAGCCATGGCAAGGTGGCACTGATCAGCCCGGAACTCGACGACGAACTCGCGGCTCTTGCCGCGGAAGGCGCGATTCAATGGCTGCAACGGGAATACCGGCAGGGAGATCTGTCCGGCGCCTTTCTCGTTATCGCCGCAACCGACGACAGTGCCGTGCAGCAGGCCGTTCACCGCGAAGCCGAAGCCGGCAACATCCTGCTCAATGTTGCCGATGTCCCCAAATGGTGCAATTTCATTCTGCCTGCCACCGTGCGCCGGGGAGACCTGACCATTTCCGTGTCAACCGCCGGAAAAAGTCCGGCCCTGGCCAAGCAGCTCCGCCGGAACCTGGAAAAGGAATATTCCGACGACTACGACCTCCTGCTGCAGGTGCTCGGCCGGCTGCGCCCCATTGTCCTGGATATGGGCTTTCCTCACAAAAAAAATAAAATTCTTTTTGAAAAACTGCTGCACAGAGATATGATTGATTGGCTCAGACAGGAAAACTGGCAGGCGCTGACCGATCATATCCGCGCCGTTCTCGGCAAGGATGTTCCGCTGGAACGACTGACCGGACAGGCGGAATAA
- a CDS encoding c-type cytochrome biogenesis protein CcsB — protein sequence MLFTLSFIIYLFATATYIAFFVTQNKKIRSSARCLLFGAGAIHTVTIISRYLVAGHTPLTTHHDTISFFAWSMTWAFLSFRWRYQVKNFGTFVSLVISALMTVAALSSQSIAELPPALQSAWLPIHASIAILADGFLAMGFCSGLMYLLQERELKNKRFGVFYSRLPSLDALDTLIHHCLTVGFPLLTLGIITGSFWAKQAWGSYWHWDPKETWSLITWFIYAGMLHQRFIAGWRGKRAAILAIIGFMSVLFTLWGVTFLLSGVHSYVR from the coding sequence ATGCTTTTTACCCTTTCATTTATCATTTACCTTTTCGCCACGGCGACATACATTGCCTTTTTCGTCACCCAGAACAAGAAAATCCGCTCCTCGGCCCGCTGTCTTCTCTTCGGAGCCGGAGCAATTCACACGGTAACCATCATCAGTCGCTACCTGGTGGCCGGACACACCCCGCTCACCACCCACCACGACACAATTTCCTTTTTTGCCTGGTCAATGACCTGGGCCTTTCTTTCCTTCCGCTGGCGCTATCAGGTTAAAAATTTCGGCACCTTTGTCTCGCTGGTGATCAGCGCCCTGATGACGGTTGCCGCCCTTTCCTCGCAGAGCATCGCGGAGCTGCCGCCGGCCCTGCAGAGCGCCTGGCTGCCGATTCATGCAAGCATTGCCATCCTGGCCGACGGTTTTCTGGCCATGGGCTTTTGCAGCGGCCTGATGTATCTCCTGCAGGAACGGGAACTGAAGAACAAACGATTCGGCGTCTTTTACAGCCGCCTTCCTTCCCTTGATGCGCTGGACACCTTGATCCACCACTGCCTGACAGTGGGCTTCCCCCTGCTCACCCTGGGTATCATCACCGGTTCCTTCTGGGCCAAACAGGCATGGGGCTCATACTGGCACTGGGATCCGAAGGAAACCTGGTCTCTTATCACCTGGTTTATCTATGCAGGCATGCTGCACCAGCGCTTTATCGCGGGCTGGCGGGGAAAACGAGCCGCCATTCTCGCCATCATCGGTTTTATGTCCGTCCTGTTCACCCTTTGGGGCGTGACCTTTCTGCTGTCAGGAGTTCATTCATATGTCCGCTGA
- a CDS encoding glutamyl-tRNA reductase, protein MSADSILVLGVNHKSAPVEVREQLAFTDDPEAPFRNMKAIDDCAEFCFLSTCNRVEVIFTTGNQQPCIDAIKKALFAKSTIQHADIDKFIYLHSGADAVNHLYRVAASLDSMVVGEPQILGQLKEAYRNSSERQCTGVTLNRLLHKAFSVAKRIRTETNIGSSAVSISYAAVELAKKIFGSLKDKKVLLVGAGEMAELAAEHLINQGISEVTVANRTLERAVNLAKRFNGKAVGLPELHSQMELVDIMVSSTGASGLILHQEEVKPIMKQRKNRPLFLIDIAVPRDLDPKLNDLDNVYLYDVDDLSQVVEVNKAEREQEALRAERIVTEETLKFLQWLEDMQITPTIAALRRKADLIARAELEKTLSHSNLTAKDIKSIEKMTGAIINKLLHDPILFLKQNHTSEDKRAKLDFTRKFFGLDLEKED, encoded by the coding sequence ATGTCCGCTGATTCCATTCTGGTTTTAGGAGTAAATCATAAATCAGCCCCTGTTGAAGTACGGGAGCAATTGGCCTTCACCGATGATCCGGAAGCGCCGTTTCGCAATATGAAAGCCATAGATGACTGCGCTGAATTCTGTTTCCTGTCAACCTGCAACAGGGTTGAAGTCATTTTCACCACCGGCAACCAGCAGCCGTGCATCGACGCCATCAAGAAAGCCCTTTTCGCCAAAAGCACCATTCAGCACGCCGACATCGACAAATTTATTTATCTGCACAGCGGCGCCGATGCGGTTAATCACCTTTACCGCGTGGCCGCAAGTCTCGATTCCATGGTGGTCGGCGAACCCCAGATTCTCGGCCAGCTGAAAGAGGCCTACCGCAATTCCTCGGAACGGCAGTGCACCGGCGTCACCCTTAATCGCCTGCTGCACAAGGCTTTTTCCGTGGCGAAACGAATTCGCACCGAAACAAACATCGGCAGCAGCGCGGTTTCCATCAGTTATGCGGCGGTTGAGCTGGCCAAAAAGATTTTCGGTTCCCTCAAGGACAAAAAGGTGCTGCTGGTGGGCGCGGGCGAAATGGCGGAACTGGCGGCCGAACATCTGATCAATCAGGGCATTTCCGAAGTAACCGTTGCCAACCGCACCCTGGAACGAGCCGTCAACCTGGCCAAGCGGTTCAACGGCAAGGCGGTGGGACTGCCGGAACTGCACAGCCAGATGGAGCTGGTTGACATCATGGTGAGCTCCACCGGGGCAAGCGGCCTGATCCTGCACCAGGAAGAGGTGAAGCCCATCATGAAACAACGGAAAAACCGCCCGCTTTTCCTGATCGACATTGCCGTCCCCCGCGATCTGGACCCCAAATTAAATGATCTGGACAACGTTTACCTTTACGACGTGGACGACCTCAGCCAGGTGGTGGAGGTCAACAAGGCGGAAAGGGAGCAGGAGGCTTTGCGGGCCGAACGGATCGTCACGGAAGAGACCCTTAAATTTCTTCAGTGGCTGGAGGACATGCAAATCACCCCCACCATTGCCGCTCTCCGACGCAAGGCAGACCTCATTGCCAGGGCGGAACTCGAAAAAACCCTTTCGCACTCCAACCTGACCGCCAAAGATATCAAATCCATCGAAAAAATGACGGGCGCAATCATCAACAAGCTGTTGCACGATCCCATCCTCTTCCTGAAACAAAATCATACCTCGGAAGACAAGCGAGCCAAACTGGACTTCACCCGGAAATTCTTCGGCCTTGACCTGGAAAAAGAGGACTAA
- a CDS encoding 50S ribosomal protein L34 gives MSKRTFQPGNLKRSRTHGFRARMKTKNGRAIINRRRAKGRERLSA, from the coding sequence ATGAGCAAACGTACTTTTCAACCCGGCAATTTGAAACGCAGCCGCACCCATGGATTCCGCGCCAGAATGAAAACCAAAAACGGCCGCGCCATTATCAACCGACGTCGCGCCAAGGGACGAGAGCGCCTTTCGGCATAA
- a CDS encoding ribonuclease P protein component, which yields MPKTALLGKAEEFQRVYRKGKRFRGKEFSVIVLPNGLPTSRLGISVHGVKRAVKRNRIKRIIREFYRFHRRFITPSSDIIIAVRKDFPPSSPLEVAELIKPLLVGPSRS from the coding sequence CTGCCCAAAACAGCTTTGCTCGGCAAAGCTGAAGAATTCCAGCGAGTTTACCGGAAAGGCAAGCGGTTTCGGGGCAAAGAGTTCAGCGTCATCGTCCTGCCAAACGGTTTACCCACGAGCCGCCTGGGAATCAGTGTGCATGGTGTCAAGAGAGCGGTCAAGCGAAACAGAATCAAACGCATCATCCGCGAATTTTATCGTTTCCACAGGCGGTTTATCACTCCCTCGTCCGACATTATCATTGCTGTCCGCAAGGATTTCCCACCCTCTTCCCCCCTGGAGGTGGCAGAGCTGATCAAGCCGCTTCTTGTCGGGCCGTCACGGTCGTAA
- a CDS encoding membrane protein insertion efficiency factor YidD translates to MKKLLLLLIRGYQTLLSPVLPPTCRFTPSCSHYALEAINQHGAIKGSILAGYRILRCHPFCRGGYDPVKK, encoded by the coding sequence ATGAAAAAGCTGCTGCTCCTTCTTATCCGCGGATACCAGACTCTTCTTTCTCCCGTGTTGCCGCCCACCTGCCGCTTCACCCCTTCCTGTTCACATTATGCCCTGGAGGCAATAAACCAACACGGAGCCATAAAAGGCAGCATCCTTGCCGGCTACCGCATTCTCCGCTGCCACCCCTTCTGTCGTGGCGGTTACGATCCCGTTAAAAAATAA